Proteins found in one Haloferax litoreum genomic segment:
- a CDS encoding CPBP family intramembrane glutamic endopeptidase yields MATSGTSRSAASMRFEGGLKPLGAFLVVTTVLAAVLVVVTNRFFGSGPMSPLETVLYFALGYGLIGFVAWRALRREGLRPSNVGLSLQNVVPGVVLVAAIWAVATLLGALAVGGDVEGGIPAGLTAAKWLSLVVAQLIFVGPIEEFAFRGYFQNKFVALFDGGTDRTRKVVSILVATVIFALWHIPQRLVVQGLSLPDLVPSLAALVAFGLLFGVIYELTRNVVFTGVLHGTFNFQPILVLGDSGEPVTEVMLFVLPLIVVAVWGYRRWATGARQDDFGVQSGPSMVAADGGP; encoded by the coding sequence ATGGCCACTTCAGGAACCTCACGCTCGGCGGCGTCGATGCGTTTCGAGGGCGGACTGAAACCCCTCGGTGCGTTTCTCGTCGTCACCACAGTGCTCGCAGCAGTCCTCGTCGTCGTCACCAACCGGTTCTTCGGTTCGGGGCCAATGTCCCCACTTGAGACGGTCCTCTATTTCGCACTCGGGTACGGCCTCATCGGGTTCGTCGCGTGGCGTGCGCTTCGCCGCGAAGGGCTTCGACCGTCGAATGTCGGACTCTCGCTCCAGAACGTGGTTCCGGGCGTCGTCCTCGTCGCCGCGATATGGGCCGTCGCAACCCTCCTCGGCGCTCTCGCTGTGGGAGGTGACGTCGAGGGTGGAATCCCCGCAGGGCTCACCGCCGCGAAGTGGCTCAGCCTGGTCGTTGCGCAACTCATCTTCGTCGGCCCAATCGAAGAGTTCGCGTTCCGTGGCTACTTCCAGAACAAGTTCGTGGCGCTCTTCGACGGCGGGACGGACCGAACGCGAAAAGTCGTCAGTATCCTCGTTGCGACGGTCATCTTTGCCCTGTGGCACATCCCACAACGACTCGTCGTCCAGGGACTGTCCCTCCCTGACCTCGTCCCCTCGCTCGCCGCCCTCGTCGCATTCGGACTCCTGTTCGGCGTGATATACGAACTCACTCGGAACGTCGTCTTCACCGGCGTCCTCCACGGAACGTTCAACTTCCAGCCGATTCTGGTACTGGGAGACAGTGGCGAACCCGTCACCGAGGTGATGCTCTTCGTCCTCCCACTCATCGTCGTCGCGGTGTGGGGCTACCGACGGTGGGCCACGGGTGCCCGACAGGACGACTTCGGCGTGCAATCCGGGCCGTCGATGGTGGCCGCGGATGGAGGGCCGTGA
- the arsN2 gene encoding arsenic resistance N-acetyltransferase ArsN2, which translates to MSDERVTLHPAESNLSYVESLLDANDLPSRDVRSKPDCFYVGDAGGKPIGVGGIERYGPDGLLRSVVVESESRGKGLGTALCDALETEAQSEGIDTLYLLTTTAREFFADRGYEEIERTDPPATIQQTTEFDDLCPSTAVCMKKSL; encoded by the coding sequence ATGAGCGACGAGCGTGTGACCCTCCACCCGGCCGAAAGCAACCTCTCGTACGTCGAAAGCCTGCTCGACGCCAACGATTTACCGTCGCGTGACGTTCGGTCGAAGCCAGACTGTTTCTACGTCGGAGACGCTGGTGGGAAGCCAATCGGTGTCGGTGGCATCGAGCGATACGGTCCCGATGGACTGCTTCGGTCAGTCGTCGTCGAATCCGAGTCACGCGGGAAGGGACTCGGGACTGCCCTGTGTGACGCGCTCGAAACCGAGGCACAGTCCGAGGGTATCGATACGCTCTACCTACTCACGACGACGGCCCGCGAGTTCTTCGCCGACCGTGGCTACGAGGAAATCGAGCGAACCGACCCGCCCGCAACGATTCAGCAAACGACGGAGTTCGACGACCTCTGCCCTTCGACGGCCGTCTGTATGAAGAAATCCCTGTGA
- the udk gene encoding uridine kinase: MTIPSFVIGIAGGSGAGKTTVARLITENVGESVTRIPIDNYYKDQSHLEMAEREQMNYDHPSAFEWDLLRDQLAELLEGRPVEMPQYDFEVHNRKPERVTVEPTDVIILEGILALYDENVNEMLDLRLYVETDADVRILRRIQRDAIDRGRDLQGVMDQYLSTVKPMHEQFIEPTKKHADLIIPEGANSVAVTLLEEKVQAEVEGDETRTWEREAIEQEVKERTAFDGPTN; this comes from the coding sequence ATGACCATCCCGTCGTTCGTCATCGGCATCGCCGGGGGCAGTGGTGCCGGGAAGACCACCGTGGCCCGACTCATCACCGAGAACGTCGGTGAGTCTGTCACGCGGATTCCGATTGACAACTACTACAAAGACCAGAGCCACCTCGAGATGGCCGAACGCGAGCAGATGAACTACGACCATCCCTCCGCGTTCGAGTGGGACTTGCTGCGCGACCAACTCGCCGAACTGCTAGAGGGCCGCCCCGTCGAGATGCCGCAGTACGACTTCGAGGTTCACAACCGCAAACCCGAGCGAGTGACCGTCGAACCGACCGACGTCATCATCCTCGAAGGGATTCTCGCACTCTACGACGAGAACGTCAACGAGATGCTCGACTTGCGTCTCTACGTCGAGACGGACGCCGACGTTCGAATTCTCCGCCGCATCCAACGCGACGCCATCGACCGCGGGCGCGACCTACAGGGCGTCATGGACCAGTACCTCTCGACGGTCAAACCGATGCACGAACAGTTCATCGAACCGACGAAGAAGCACGCAGACCTCATCATCCCGGAAGGCGCGAACAGCGTCGCCGTGACGCTCCTCGAAGAGAAGGTTCAAGCCGAAGTCGAAGGCGACGAGACGCGGACGTGGGAACGCGAGGCTATCGAACAAGAGGTCAAAGAACGAACCGCGTTCGACGGGCCGACCAACTAA
- a CDS encoding ABC transporter ATP-binding protein — MSVDANTDATSGAGVEDRSDVLLRVRNLDAGYGDLQILTDVDMDVFDGEYVTIVGPNGAGKSTTMKSVFGLTALMGGTVQFQDEDITGRRPEEIIHVGIGYVPQNDNVFPTLTVEENLEMGAYILDEVPQDAIRAVYDRFPILEERKHQKAGTMSGGQQQMLAMGRALMLDPDLLLLDEPSAGLAPDLVEEMFDKIDEINEAGTAILMVEQNAKEALRRCDRGYVLANGQNRYMDRGSALLEDEQVRQDFLGG; from the coding sequence ATGAGCGTCGACGCGAACACCGACGCGACCAGCGGTGCAGGAGTGGAGGACCGCAGCGACGTCCTCCTGCGCGTCCGCAACCTCGACGCGGGGTACGGCGACCTGCAGATTCTCACCGACGTCGACATGGACGTCTTCGACGGCGAATACGTCACCATCGTCGGGCCGAACGGGGCCGGCAAGTCGACGACGATGAAGTCCGTCTTCGGACTCACCGCCCTCATGGGTGGGACTGTCCAGTTCCAAGACGAGGACATCACCGGCCGACGACCCGAAGAAATCATCCACGTCGGCATCGGGTACGTCCCACAGAACGACAACGTCTTCCCGACGCTGACGGTCGAAGAGAATCTCGAGATGGGCGCGTACATCCTCGACGAGGTGCCGCAGGACGCGATTCGGGCGGTCTACGACCGTTTCCCCATCCTCGAAGAGCGGAAACACCAGAAGGCAGGGACCATGTCCGGCGGGCAACAGCAGATGCTCGCGATGGGTCGCGCACTCATGCTCGACCCCGACCTGTTGCTCCTCGACGAACCGTCTGCGGGTCTCGCACCCGACCTCGTCGAAGAGATGTTCGACAAAATCGACGAAATCAACGAGGCCGGCACGGCCATCTTGATGGTCGAACAGAACGCGAAGGAAGCGCTGCGACGCTGTGACCGCGGGTACGTCCTCGCGAACGGACAGAACCGCTACATGGACCGCGGGTCGGCGCTCCTCGAAGACGAACAGGTCCGACAGGACTTCCTCGGCGGGTAA
- a CDS encoding branched-chain amino acid ABC transporter permease, whose protein sequence is MRGLVIGLAGIGLSMTYSILNFANFAHGDYITAGAFSGWATTYLIAGLGRADIGALLLVGAGGSVYGGTIGIGMLSTPLAVVAGIVVAGAFAIALSLGVDRFIFKPVRNEDGITLLITSIGVAFALRYLMQFVFGSDVRGTTAQPPSIGLYLIDGTVFIDAHDITLLVIASGLMIGVHLLLQRTKLGKAMRAMADNQDLALITGIPTERVVRSTWIIGGGLTGIAGYMFILWKGTLGFNDGWLLLLLIFAAVILGGIGSIYGAITGGLVIGLTASMAVLWIPSAFARAAAFVVMIVILLVKPSGLFSGRSTA, encoded by the coding sequence ATGCGGGGGCTCGTAATTGGCCTCGCGGGCATCGGGTTGTCAATGACGTACAGTATTCTGAACTTCGCTAACTTCGCGCACGGGGATTACATCACCGCCGGGGCGTTCTCCGGGTGGGCAACCACGTACCTCATCGCCGGCCTCGGCCGAGCAGACATCGGTGCGCTGCTCCTCGTCGGTGCTGGTGGGTCGGTCTACGGTGGGACCATCGGCATCGGGATGCTCTCGACGCCGCTGGCTGTCGTCGCCGGTATCGTCGTCGCGGGCGCGTTCGCCATCGCGCTGTCGCTCGGTGTCGACCGGTTCATCTTCAAACCGGTGCGGAACGAGGACGGCATCACGCTGCTCATCACGAGTATCGGTGTCGCGTTCGCGCTCCGCTACCTGATGCAGTTCGTCTTCGGGTCGGACGTTCGCGGAACGACCGCGCAACCGCCGTCTATCGGACTGTACCTTATCGACGGGACAGTCTTCATCGACGCGCACGACATCACGCTCCTCGTCATCGCTTCCGGTCTGATGATTGGCGTCCACCTGCTCTTGCAGCGGACGAAACTCGGGAAGGCCATGCGTGCGATGGCCGACAATCAGGACCTCGCACTCATCACCGGTATTCCGACCGAGCGCGTCGTTCGCTCGACGTGGATTATCGGCGGGGGCCTCACGGGAATCGCCGGTTACATGTTCATCCTCTGGAAGGGAACCCTCGGCTTCAACGATGGGTGGCTCTTGCTGCTTCTCATCTTCGCCGCGGTCATCCTCGGCGGTATCGGTTCCATCTACGGAGCGATTACCGGCGGCCTCGTCATCGGCCTCACCGCCTCGATGGCGGTTCTGTGGATTCCGTCGGCGTTCGCTCGGGCAGCAGCCTTCGTCGTGATGATTGTCATCCTGCTCGTGAAACCGTCCGGTCTCTTCAGTGGGAGGTCGACCGCATGA
- a CDS encoding GNAT family N-acetyltransferase, translated as MRVTPATMSDLESLADLWVELAADQRAFGSHLRAEVNRPTIRESLARHITIDGVLVARDETDDGILGFVMFEVEAGTYEQDVTRGTVSNLFVVPERRGDGLGGRLLDAAETELRDAGVDVVTLDVMADNEAARRFYRRHGYGPHRIELEKSIQNDTHSKEDR; from the coding sequence ATGCGGGTCACTCCGGCCACGATGTCTGACCTCGAATCCCTCGCCGACCTGTGGGTCGAACTGGCCGCCGACCAGAGGGCGTTCGGGTCGCACCTCCGTGCCGAGGTGAACCGTCCCACGATTCGAGAATCGTTGGCCCGTCACATCACTATCGATGGCGTTCTCGTGGCCCGCGACGAGACAGACGACGGTATCCTCGGGTTCGTCATGTTCGAAGTCGAGGCGGGAACGTACGAACAGGACGTGACACGCGGAACTGTCAGTAACTTGTTCGTCGTTCCAGAGAGACGCGGCGACGGACTGGGTGGTCGTCTCCTCGACGCTGCGGAGACGGAACTCCGTGACGCCGGCGTCGACGTGGTCACACTGGACGTGATGGCGGACAACGAAGCGGCCCGCCGATTCTATCGCCGCCACGGGTATGGTCCACACCGAATCGAACTGGAGAAATCGATACAAAACGATACACACTCAAAGGAGGACCGATAA
- a CDS encoding DUF7563 family protein, whose product MPECQNCESFVTPAYARVFAPDGMDNPRVCPYCEDMVRDGADVRPARSPRSH is encoded by the coding sequence ATGCCGGAATGTCAGAACTGTGAATCGTTCGTGACGCCCGCGTACGCTCGGGTCTTCGCACCCGACGGGATGGACAACCCGCGAGTGTGTCCGTACTGTGAGGACATGGTCCGTGACGGCGCGGACGTCCGGCCGGCGCGGTCTCCGCGCAGTCACTGA
- a CDS encoding alcohol dehydrogenase catalytic domain-containing protein, whose protein sequence is MRVAAFTDMTGPDGVSILDRPTPQPGPGEAVVDVEAASINRHDLWILEGADTRFDDDDLPFVSGLDLAGTVSAVGDGVTGVTPGDRVVLCPNQTCGSCRFCYEGPENLCESFSLFHGGLAESALVDANRLIALPDGVSTTHAAALPTAYMTAYHMLRRASVGPTDLVFVPGATGGVGVAGIQLATALGAETIGTSSSRAKLDRMEHLGLDHAIHSTDADEIRAAVREIGAPDAVLNHLGGEFTRVGLDVLRRGGTMVVCGGTAGRFSEIDVPGMFLKHKRLVGSTMGTQPELETLVDLVADGSLVPEIDETYPLEETGAAFATMQNRDSVGKLVVTI, encoded by the coding sequence ATGCGCGTTGCAGCCTTCACCGACATGACCGGTCCCGACGGTGTCTCGATACTCGACCGACCGACTCCACAACCGGGGCCGGGAGAGGCCGTCGTCGACGTCGAGGCCGCCTCGATTAATCGCCACGACCTCTGGATTCTGGAGGGTGCAGACACGCGGTTCGACGACGACGACCTTCCGTTCGTCAGCGGCCTCGACCTCGCTGGCACCGTCAGTGCCGTCGGTGACGGCGTGACTGGAGTCACTCCCGGCGACCGCGTCGTGCTCTGCCCGAACCAGACCTGCGGTTCCTGCCGATTCTGTTACGAAGGCCCCGAGAATCTGTGTGAGTCGTTCTCGCTCTTCCACGGTGGCCTCGCGGAATCCGCCCTCGTCGACGCGAATCGTCTCATCGCACTCCCCGACGGTGTCTCGACGACGCACGCCGCCGCTCTTCCGACAGCGTACATGACCGCGTACCACATGCTTCGCCGGGCGTCAGTCGGGCCGACGGACCTCGTCTTCGTCCCCGGTGCGACGGGCGGCGTCGGCGTCGCCGGCATCCAACTCGCCACCGCCCTCGGTGCGGAGACCATCGGAACGTCGTCGTCGCGTGCGAAACTCGACCGAATGGAACACCTCGGCCTCGACCACGCGATTCACTCGACCGACGCCGACGAGATACGCGCCGCGGTTCGAGAAATTGGGGCTCCGGACGCAGTCTTGAATCACCTCGGTGGTGAGTTCACACGGGTCGGTCTCGACGTCCTTCGCCGTGGTGGGACGATGGTCGTCTGCGGTGGCACTGCCGGTCGATTCTCTGAGATTGACGTTCCCGGTATGTTCCTCAAGCACAAGCGACTCGTCGGGAGTACGATGGGGACGCAACCAGAACTCGAAACACTCGTTGACCTCGTCGCCGACGGGTCACTGGTCCCCGAAATCGACGAGACGTACCCACTCGAAGAGACTGGTGCCGCCTTTGCGACCATGCAGAACCGCGACAGCGTCGGGAAACTCGTCGTCACCATCTAG
- a CDS encoding ABC transporter ATP-binding protein, whose protein sequence is MSDAANPPADDVANDADDGALGAFASGVETTEQFPLQVEGLRKSFGGITAVDGASFEVEAGTLTGLIGPNGAGKSTTFNLITGMLKPDSGTVTFNGENITGLEPHEIANRGMVRTFQIARELSDMTVLENMMLAPKQQRGEKLWRSVAPVVRDDVREQEEELLERVWAVLDFFDIDHIAHEYAGNLSGGQRKLLEMARALLTDPDMLLLDEPFAGVNPTLEKKLLTHIHELREQGYTFLLVEHDMDLIMNNCEHVIVLHQGKVLTEGTPDDIRSNEEVIEAYLGGNV, encoded by the coding sequence ATGAGTGACGCTGCCAACCCACCGGCCGACGACGTCGCGAACGACGCCGACGATGGCGCACTCGGTGCGTTCGCGTCCGGCGTCGAGACGACAGAGCAGTTCCCCCTGCAGGTCGAGGGACTCCGCAAGTCGTTCGGCGGCATCACCGCCGTCGACGGCGCGTCCTTCGAAGTCGAAGCGGGGACGCTCACCGGTCTCATCGGCCCGAACGGGGCCGGCAAGTCCACGACGTTCAACCTCATCACGGGGATGCTCAAACCCGACTCGGGGACTGTGACGTTCAACGGCGAGAACATCACGGGTCTCGAACCCCACGAAATCGCGAACCGTGGCATGGTTCGGACGTTCCAAATCGCTCGGGAACTGAGTGATATGACCGTCCTCGAGAACATGATGCTCGCGCCGAAACAACAGCGGGGTGAGAAACTGTGGCGGTCGGTCGCACCGGTCGTCCGTGACGACGTTCGCGAGCAAGAAGAAGAACTCCTCGAACGTGTCTGGGCAGTCCTCGACTTCTTCGACATCGACCACATCGCACACGAGTACGCGGGCAACCTCTCCGGTGGCCAGCGGAAACTCCTGGAGATGGCACGGGCACTCCTCACGGACCCCGACATGCTGCTCCTCGACGAACCGTTCGCCGGGGTCAACCCGACACTCGAAAAGAAACTCCTCACGCACATCCACGAACTTCGCGAACAGGGCTACACGTTCCTGCTCGTCGAACACGACATGGACCTCATCATGAACAACTGTGAACACGTTATCGTCCTCCACCAGGGGAAGGTTCTCACTGAGGGGACGCCCGACGACATCCGGAGCAACGAAGAGGTCATCGAGGCCTACCTCGGAGGAAACGTATGA
- a CDS encoding ABC transporter substrate-binding protein — MVRDIVRRDFLKGVGAAGAAGLTGLSGCIGGGGGGGGPEGLVVIGYPESGIQLFRDYYSASDGSEEILVPDGLRSGSMPGQVGNDMANVTGTAPAAGGPNQETFNQLFQDEYGAAPGVFTSQCYDSVAVQLLANAAAGENSGPAIKEQMRRVANPGGMTVGPDNLVEGVEAAANGEDISYEGASSSVNFDEKGDPAEAAYSIWEFDAANNATTDVEKQSFEGESPDGAGPAADSGPGGSDREMTVGILLPETGDLAAVGQPMIQAAQIPVMQVNDANPAGLSVNAEIEDTQTSPDAGVSAAQSLVSAGVPSVCGSASSGVNVPVSQQAFIPNEIVGCSPSSTALSVSNLEDNDFIFRTAPSDFLQGRVMAQVMAERLEVSTVSTLFVNNDYGQQLSERFSNVFADQFDGEVYNQVAFNIGESSYSSVIESALSGPEN, encoded by the coding sequence ATGGTACGTGATATCGTACGCCGCGACTTCCTCAAGGGAGTGGGAGCCGCGGGCGCGGCAGGATTGACTGGACTATCTGGATGTATCGGAGGCGGCGGCGGTGGCGGCGGCCCCGAAGGGCTCGTCGTCATCGGCTACCCGGAAAGTGGTATCCAGCTGTTCCGTGACTACTACAGCGCATCCGACGGGAGCGAAGAAATCCTCGTTCCTGACGGACTTCGCTCCGGGTCGATGCCCGGACAGGTCGGGAACGACATGGCGAACGTAACCGGGACGGCACCGGCGGCAGGCGGTCCGAATCAGGAGACGTTCAACCAACTGTTCCAAGACGAGTACGGTGCGGCACCCGGTGTCTTCACTTCCCAGTGTTACGACTCCGTCGCAGTTCAGCTCCTCGCGAACGCCGCGGCCGGTGAGAACTCCGGTCCGGCAATCAAAGAACAGATGCGTCGCGTCGCCAACCCCGGCGGCATGACCGTCGGCCCAGACAACCTCGTCGAAGGTGTCGAAGCGGCCGCAAACGGCGAAGACATCAGCTACGAGGGCGCGTCCTCGTCGGTCAACTTCGACGAGAAGGGTGACCCGGCAGAGGCAGCGTACTCCATCTGGGAGTTCGACGCCGCGAACAACGCGACCACGGACGTCGAAAAGCAGTCCTTCGAAGGCGAGAGCCCCGATGGTGCTGGTCCGGCGGCGGACAGCGGTCCCGGTGGCTCCGACCGCGAGATGACTGTCGGTATCCTGCTGCCGGAGACCGGTGACCTTGCCGCAGTCGGTCAGCCGATGATTCAGGCCGCCCAGATTCCGGTGATGCAGGTCAACGACGCCAACCCGGCAGGCCTCTCGGTCAACGCCGAAATCGAAGACACGCAGACGTCCCCGGACGCTGGTGTCTCCGCTGCACAGTCGCTTGTCTCCGCAGGCGTGCCGTCTGTGTGTGGGTCCGCGTCGTCCGGTGTGAACGTCCCTGTCTCGCAGCAGGCGTTCATCCCGAACGAGATCGTCGGCTGTTCGCCGTCCTCGACGGCACTGTCGGTCTCGAACCTCGAAGACAACGACTTCATCTTCCGGACTGCGCCGTCTGACTTCCTGCAGGGCCGCGTCATGGCGCAGGTCATGGCCGAACGCCTCGAAGTCAGCACCGTCTCGACGCTGTTCGTCAACAACGACTACGGTCAGCAGCTCTCCGAGCGCTTCTCGAACGTCTTCGCAGACCAGTTCGACGGCGAAGTGTACAACCAGGTCGCCTTCAACATCGGCGAATCCTCGTACTCCTCGGTCATCGAGTCGGCGCTCTCCGGTCCGGAGAACTAA
- a CDS encoding DUF5785 family protein: MDWPHDPDGEEGSEGGRKYGQAVIAKKIDEDEDFPLNKAAFVDEFGDDPIRLDYERVVSLADIFEHVEGEEFGDFVELHKAVGKAMRENGFWFYEGADKFVKGKKA; this comes from the coding sequence ATGGATTGGCCACACGACCCGGACGGCGAAGAAGGGAGCGAAGGAGGCCGGAAGTACGGCCAGGCAGTCATCGCCAAGAAAATCGACGAAGACGAGGACTTCCCGCTGAACAAAGCGGCGTTCGTCGACGAATTCGGCGACGACCCGATTCGACTCGACTACGAACGTGTCGTCTCGCTCGCAGACATCTTCGAACACGTCGAAGGCGAGGAGTTCGGCGACTTCGTCGAACTGCACAAGGCCGTCGGGAAAGCGATGCGCGAGAACGGCTTTTGGTTCTACGAAGGCGCGGACAAGTTCGTCAAGGGCAAGAAGGCGTAA
- a CDS encoding branched-chain amino acid ABC transporter permease gives MSVRDDIAARIPGGDAGLIVLILASAYLLYILAGIGLGYDLRGQLNSIATLTFYIGVFAMLSLALNLHWGYTGLFNIGIVGFMAVGVYVMAFVSKPVFVAGGAAQVGGLGLPLWVGIIAGMLAAAILGLVVALPALRLRADYLAIVTIAMSEIVRFSFLSGNLQEFTLFGTRVGFGGGSGLILDFVPPLEALFRSVGLWGAYLGFVDAFQTIVPRNPKPVVDGLIYGALLLGFVAVYYWLLKRTGESPFGRVLKAIREDEDVANALGKNTDGFKIKSFMLGCALMGLAGILWLMPQGAVTPNFFRPRVTFFVWIALIIGGAGSNTGSVLGGAVFAAVLYQGPRYFQNLVGTVFPNLDSPSGFGQAISPLISQFDPVPLMLYTVDSIRQLQLVVMGLVLIWLMHNRPEGLLGHRKETASVISLDRPKSMTAADGGTDGEVRTDGGVTEDDSTAAVEGGVSDE, from the coding sequence ATGAGCGTCAGAGACGACATCGCCGCCCGTATTCCGGGTGGCGACGCGGGTCTCATCGTCCTGATACTCGCGTCTGCGTACCTGCTGTACATCTTGGCGGGTATCGGACTCGGGTACGACCTCCGCGGGCAACTCAACTCTATCGCGACGCTGACGTTCTACATCGGCGTCTTCGCGATGCTGTCGCTCGCGCTCAACCTCCACTGGGGATACACGGGGCTGTTCAACATCGGTATCGTCGGCTTCATGGCCGTCGGTGTGTACGTGATGGCCTTCGTCTCGAAACCGGTGTTCGTCGCCGGCGGCGCCGCACAAGTCGGTGGACTCGGTCTACCGCTGTGGGTCGGTATCATCGCCGGCATGCTCGCCGCCGCGATACTGGGGCTGGTGGTCGCACTGCCAGCGCTTCGGTTGCGGGCGGACTACCTCGCCATCGTGACCATTGCCATGTCAGAGATTGTCCGCTTCAGTTTCCTCTCTGGTAACCTCCAGGAGTTCACCCTGTTCGGAACGAGAGTCGGGTTCGGTGGCGGGTCGGGGCTCATCCTCGACTTCGTTCCACCGCTCGAAGCGTTGTTCCGCTCTGTGGGTCTCTGGGGTGCCTACCTCGGGTTCGTCGATGCGTTCCAGACTATCGTTCCGCGGAATCCAAAACCGGTCGTCGACGGTCTCATCTACGGGGCGTTGCTCCTCGGATTCGTCGCCGTGTACTACTGGCTTCTCAAGCGGACCGGTGAGTCGCCGTTCGGCCGGGTTCTCAAGGCGATTCGCGAAGACGAAGACGTGGCCAACGCACTCGGGAAGAACACCGACGGCTTCAAAATCAAGTCGTTCATGCTCGGCTGTGCCCTCATGGGCCTCGCCGGCATCCTCTGGCTCATGCCACAGGGTGCTGTGACGCCGAACTTCTTCCGTCCGCGCGTGACGTTCTTCGTCTGGATTGCCCTCATCATCGGTGGAGCAGGGTCCAACACTGGGAGCGTTCTCGGCGGTGCTGTGTTCGCCGCGGTGCTCTACCAGGGGCCCCGGTACTTCCAGAACCTCGTGGGAACCGTCTTCCCCAACCTCGACTCGCCGTCCGGGTTCGGACAGGCGATTTCACCGCTCATCTCCCAGTTCGACCCCGTGCCACTCATGCTCTACACGGTCGACAGTATCCGACAACTCCAACTCGTGGTGATGGGTCTCGTCCTCATCTGGCTGATGCACAACCGGCCGGAGGGACTCCTCGGTCACCGCAAGGAGACGGCCTCTGTCATCTCGCTCGACCGTCCGAAGTCGATGACCGCCGCCGATGGCGGTACCGATGGAGAGGTACGGACAGACGGTGGGGTCACCGAAGACGACAGCACGGCCGCTGTCGAAGGAGGTGTCTCTGATGAGTGA
- a CDS encoding TrmB family transcriptional regulator — MQQTVPTIELPGELESPSAKLVYLYLTTHDGASITELQDGLEMKKISLYSILSTLCKRELVRQESERYHVAQ, encoded by the coding sequence ATGCAACAGACGGTTCCGACCATCGAACTCCCTGGCGAGCTCGAATCCCCCTCGGCGAAACTCGTGTATCTGTATCTCACAACCCACGACGGGGCGTCCATCACCGAACTACAGGACGGCCTCGAGATGAAGAAAATCTCACTCTACAGCATCCTCAGCACGCTCTGTAAGCGTGAACTCGTTCGACAGGAGTCCGAGCGATACCACGTCGCTCAGTGA